From Verrucomicrobiota bacterium:
CTTTCGGCAAGCGTGCCATGGCCGTGATTAACTCATCACTCCAATGATAAGGATGTGTGTAAAGGGTGCGTATCCAGAAATCTCCCGGAATATCATTGAGAGCCTCCAGCAAATCGGGTAATCGATAGGTTCCCTCACCTTTCAAATCTTTCCCCCAAAAGGTGGTATCCTGCGAAATCAAGTCAAGCTCCTTGACCCCTGACTCCACGAGCTGCCGTGCTTCCTGTACAATCGAGTCCAAGGTACGACTGCGGTGTTTCCCTCGCATTTGAGGGATAATACAAAAGGAACAAGGGTGGTTACAGCCCTCACCGATTTTTACATAAGCAAAATGGTCGGGTGTCAGTCGCACACGGGGAGTAGAATAATCGGGGATATAAACCGGTTTACGAGTCACGAAATTAAGCGGGTCTTGTGGCGGAACTTGCGCGGGCGCGGCTGTCCCCGATTTGCCTACTTTCGAGGCCTGGACTCTATCCGCTTCGACCACGTGTCCCCTGCGGGCACGTGCCTGATTGATAATCTCGGCGACTTGCTCGACCTGGTCGATCCCCATAAAAGCGTCGACTTCCGGAATCTCTTTTTGCAGCTCCCCGGCAAAACGCTGTGCCATACACCCCGACATGATCAGCGTTTGGTTCTTATGTTTTTTTGAACCCCCACGTTTTTGATTCATCTCGAAGATATTATCGATCGACTCTTCCTTAGCTTTATCGATGAATGAACAGGTATTCACAATAATGACATCCGCTGTATCCGGGTCAGGTGTAATCTCCATACCTGCATCGCGGATTTTTCCGAGCATAATCTCGGCGTCGACTAGATTCTTGGCGCAACCCAGCGAAACCATCCCGACTTTGACTTTTTCGGATTGGGCTGTGGTAGGATTGAGTTCTGCTTGATTATTTTTCATTAGGGTAAATTAATTGTTTTAGGTTCCGTACCCTGATTAGAGTTAGCCACTTCCTGACCATTATAAAGAATCGTCACAAGCGAGGGATTAAAAACTTCCACGGTGAATTTCTCCGCTTCGAATTCTTTTTGAGTGTCGCTATCCAGAATAAAGCCGCCATCATTCTCATCGGTTTGTCCGTCGAGGGTGACGCGTATCCAACAATCGTCCGAGGCCCTGATCGCGAGTTTATTTTTTACCGGGACGACAGGGACTTGTGCGACGACATTGGTGGGAAGGGCAATAACCGCACCCTGAGCATTTGACGTCACTGCCACAGGCACACCGGGCTGGCCTAGGGGAGCTCGCACGGCAGGATGAG
This genomic window contains:
- the rimO gene encoding 30S ribosomal protein S12 methylthiotransferase RimO — its product is MKNNQAELNPTTAQSEKVKVGMVSLGCAKNLVDAEIMLGKIRDAGMEITPDPDTADVIIVNTCSFIDKAKEESIDNIFEMNQKRGGSKKHKNQTLIMSGCMAQRFAGELQKEIPEVDAFMGIDQVEQVAEIINQARARRGHVVEADRVQASKVGKSGTAAPAQVPPQDPLNFVTRKPVYIPDYSTPRVRLTPDHFAYVKIGEGCNHPCSFCIIPQMRGKHRSRTLDSIVQEARQLVESGVKELDLISQDTTFWGKDLKGEGTYRLPDLLEALNDIPGDFWIRTLYTHPYHWSDELITAMARLPKVAKYIDMPLQHIDDGMLLPMRRETSSQYIRDLIKKIRAGIPGIAIRTTFIVGFPGETDEYFQTLLDFMEETRFERLGVFTYSQEDGTRAGKMEAQIDDRTKKSRYKKAMKLQRRIAAEISQSQIGREILALIDKDGVARGQWDAPDIDGRILIPEGSAKVGEFRRIKIIGALDYDLMGQPV